In the Exiguobacterium aurantiacum genome, one interval contains:
- a CDS encoding ParA family protein: MKKIALYNRKGGVGKSTTTINLAHAYARDGLRVLVIDADDQASSTNGLGLTNDYEGKVLLDCLLEENDPFYTPIEQVIVTCEYETGTVYLVPTRRSASPSDLTSQIGYEYRLSEELAKIDELFDICLIDCPGSTSALNPYARCALVAQDRIIMPVQMQKFSMDAVYSAPEELEEMKRFREDIHIAAFIPTMVSARSKGDVTTIEELEELGKEVGIPVLTTIPYAVKVQTLQRESRPVIDHKSPATDAYLQLAQEVLSL; the protein is encoded by the coding sequence ATGAAGAAAATCGCATTGTACAATCGAAAGGGCGGAGTTGGAAAGTCGACGACGACCATAAACTTGGCTCATGCTTATGCTCGTGATGGATTACGTGTCCTCGTCATCGACGCGGACGATCAGGCCTCTTCGACGAATGGACTCGGTCTCACGAACGATTACGAAGGAAAAGTCTTACTCGATTGTCTACTAGAAGAGAATGACCCATTCTACACACCAATCGAACAGGTCATTGTGACATGCGAGTATGAGACAGGTACCGTCTATCTTGTGCCAACCAGACGTTCGGCCTCACCTAGTGACCTGACGAGCCAAATCGGGTACGAGTATCGACTCAGTGAAGAGCTCGCCAAGATTGATGAGTTGTTTGACATCTGTCTCATCGACTGTCCAGGATCGACTTCTGCCCTCAACCCGTATGCTCGTTGCGCACTCGTCGCCCAGGATCGCATCATCATGCCTGTTCAGATGCAAAAGTTCTCAATGGACGCCGTCTATTCGGCGCCAGAAGAGCTTGAAGAGATGAAACGGTTTCGGGAAGACATCCATATCGCAGCGTTCATCCCGACAATGGTGAGCGCCCGCTCAAAAGGGGATGTCACGACAATCGAAGAACTTGAAGAACTCGGAAAAGAAGTCGGTATTCCGGTTTTGACGACGATACCTTACGCGGTGAAGGTACAGACACTACAACGGGAGTCTCGTCCGGTCATTGATCACAAGAGCCCAGCAACCGATGCCTACCTACAACTTGCTCAGGAGGTCCTTTCGTTATGA
- a CDS encoding DUF3102 domain-containing protein, with product MKARNRNIHKIKPSEQHPYQSGLTNISTLVQKLPVSKEVEDLVHEINELSKVQTISVFEIGKRLVIARSEMHDKKEWIGFLEAVSMSSSLASRYIKAYETLHPLEASLARLPASKLFELMYLDNVEEVVEQGLYIDGESRGVDELTVKQIREARKTREPMQQVKVSPFQKTKKPSAVLSARIPTELSDQFQQYAHAQNRSVSELLTEIIERTVNDNIIDVTDENRGDES from the coding sequence ATGAAGGCACGGAATCGCAACATTCATAAAATCAAGCCGAGTGAGCAGCATCCGTATCAGAGCGGTTTGACGAATATCAGTACACTCGTTCAAAAACTTCCAGTATCGAAAGAAGTCGAGGACCTGGTTCATGAAATCAACGAGCTCTCAAAAGTTCAAACGATTTCTGTATTTGAGATTGGGAAGCGTCTCGTTATCGCTCGTTCTGAGATGCATGACAAAAAAGAATGGATCGGTTTCCTCGAGGCCGTATCGATGTCAAGTTCTCTCGCATCCCGGTATATCAAAGCCTATGAGACGTTACATCCACTTGAAGCATCACTTGCAAGGTTACCGGCTTCTAAACTGTTTGAACTGATGTATCTCGACAATGTCGAGGAAGTCGTCGAACAGGGACTGTATATCGATGGCGAGTCTCGAGGTGTCGACGAATTGACGGTCAAACAAATCCGTGAGGCCCGTAAGACCCGTGAGCCTATGCAACAGGTCAAAGTCAGCCCGTTTCAAAAAACAAAGAAACCATCTGCCGTTCTTTCAGCACGAATCCCGACCGAGCTGTCCGATCAATTCCAACAGTATGCGCATGCCCAAAATCGGAGTGTGAGTGAGCTATTGACGGAAATTATCGAGCGGACAGTGAATGACAATATCATTGACGTCACAGACGAGAATCGAGGAGACGAATCATGA
- a CDS encoding ParA family protein, protein MNILTFYISKGGSGKTTCSLNMAYALGELGQRVLIIDLDPQGSLSKLMLKESDTIKYMTMFDVHTRNLDIKEVLFDDETYHVSLLPSNERNARLINLISEQDKLFLLKDMIAPLENEFDWIILDSVPSINELSKVVLSTSNMTVIPFMPKKLVFDQLASTVRTVQKVKKFYNPDLVITGILPVAMDALLKADKEYYEAMEAIAKEEAIEILPLIKRSTFIEKAADSGKSVIQYRSKESKGLAEPFRLLAKQVVQQAGGTS, encoded by the coding sequence ATGAACATACTCACGTTTTACATATCGAAAGGTGGATCAGGCAAGACGACCTGTTCTTTAAATATGGCTTACGCATTGGGTGAACTGGGGCAACGAGTCCTCATCATTGATTTGGATCCCCAAGGCTCACTCAGTAAGCTGATGTTAAAAGAATCCGACACGATCAAGTATATGACGATGTTTGATGTACATACACGCAATCTCGATATCAAAGAAGTCCTATTTGATGATGAAACGTATCACGTGAGTCTTCTCCCTTCGAATGAACGAAATGCCAGGTTGATCAATTTGATCTCCGAGCAAGACAAGCTCTTTCTATTAAAGGACATGATTGCACCACTCGAGAATGAGTTTGATTGGATCATCTTAGACTCGGTCCCATCAATCAATGAACTTTCGAAAGTCGTGCTTTCGACGTCAAATATGACAGTCATCCCGTTTATGCCGAAGAAGCTCGTATTCGATCAACTTGCGAGTACGGTAAGGACCGTACAAAAAGTGAAGAAGTTCTATAATCCGGACCTCGTCATCACGGGAATTCTTCCTGTTGCCATGGATGCTTTGTTAAAGGCAGATAAAGAATACTATGAAGCAATGGAAGCCATCGCGAAGGAAGAGGCAATAGAGATCCTTCCGCTGATCAAACGATCCACTTTCATTGAGAAGGCTGCCGATAGTGGGAAGAGTGTCATCCAGTACCGCTCCAAGGAATCGAAGGGGCTCGCCGAACCGTTTCGACTATTGGCCAAGCAAGTCGTTCAACAGGCAGGTGGGACATCATGA